The following nucleotide sequence is from Osmia lignaria lignaria isolate PbOS001 chromosome 16, iyOsmLign1, whole genome shotgun sequence.
gtgtttatttttattgtcaTAGCTTACTGATTAAATGTTTAATATTGCATTTTTATAGTTGACAAATGTCCACCACAATTGAAAAAGACTAGTACGCCATGTTCGACAACATTCAATAGTACAAACGTTTCTGTTCCACGAACTCCAATTACGCCAATAAGACCATTCTCGGCATTCGACCCTGTTTATGGTGATCCTCGGGGTCTTTATTCGACAAGTAAACGAAATCGATCAATGAATACCTAATAAATAATATAGTGGCAAAACAATGACTTCAATGTAAAAATACATTGTActtataatgaaattataacataTTAACTAGGCTCGTTTATGAACAAATATTCAATTATCAGAAACTGGTGCCTTATTGCCATAAACTCATTTTTACTAGGATATGTTATTTTGTGTGAAATAGACTTTTTACGTTGTTTTGTAGCGATAATatcgttatattaatattacttaATAGATATATAAGATATTGTACATTTTGTAATATAAACCTTAAgttatatcattttatacatTGGTAGAAAAACCATAGTAATTTCATGCAAGTACATTTCAAGAACACATTGGTCGTATTTACTTTACACGTTTGAGGTATATGGTTCCTAGTCATATAACTGATATGCAAGAGTAACATTTAGGTTTTTTATACGTATGATCTCGAGTGACAATGCAAACGTAGCATCAGTAATTTATTACattcttttattcatttctgTCACTTGTATGGTAACATGTTTTCAAGTATCATATGTAATTTATGTACTATTCATGTATAATACATCATTTTATAACTTTGAAgttctttaaatataattttcctcATTTAATGATTGAACAATTTTTCATCTTGTTTTTTTTCTACAGATGTTACTGGTTTTATTCATGTAAAGAGGTAGAATTAAGTATAATGTTTAATAAACATGTATTAtacattaagaaaaataaacacATTTTTAAAATTCCTTTGTGAAATTTTACCTGGTGAAACAACAAATATAAGTTATTTATAAATAacgtttattataaaattagatgTATACAAGAATGGAACAGTCAAGTTTCTTGTAAGTATGAGTAGAAAATTTCCTTCAAATGACTTAAAATGAATCAGTGTTTCTTTGTAGTTTTaagtaatttttcatatttacttTTACTAGAATACCACAATGCAAATGGAATGGCTAATGAAGGTAATGTCATCACAGCAAATGCAGCCCAGTCaacctgaaataaaaatattttgttgcatttattaacatattaatattttatttataattacttacCACATGAGAGGAAAATTGTTTATCATAATCTCTAAATGATACAATGATTGCTTCACCAGGCTCACTGCTTGATGCAAATTGTAATCTAGGAGCATCCTCCTTACGTCTGTATAAAATTTCTGCAGATGTGAAATTGAAATATCCAAATTTGCGTGGTCTCACAACAACTGTGTGACTGACATTCGTGTAAGGTGGAACACGGTCTATCCTCGCATTTATTTCTCCACTCACATGAGTGAAATGGTCAGGATGGAAAGAATTGTCTGTGATTTCAACCTCTAATGCAGCTGCATTTCCAACATTGTAAACTGTATACTATGAACAATAGCACTGTTATAAACATGTTaagtataatttgaaaatacagAGAATATAGTTAGGTAATTACTTTGATTACAATGTCCATATTTTCTACAAGATATTTGTTAAGAAGCTGTTTAGATATTAATAATCTtgcagcttcttcttcttcttctgcatgtGCGATGAACAATAAAGCAGCAAAAGCTGCAAATATTAAGTACCACTTCATGCTGGAATGATacaataactattacataaaacttttaaaacagtacatatattatttataaaaagccGCTACTCAATACCATTCAAAAAAGTGAAATATTGTggttctttatttaaaaatatttcaaatagaggctaaaatttacttaaaaaatattttatattgtattagaAAAGTtgtgaaattatatttatgatTATAATTATACATGTTTTACTTAATTTTACCTTGATTTTACCTTTTTACACAAGAGAACTTATGTCACTTACGACAACGAAACAACTACTACCGCATGAACTGGAAGATACATTTCAGAGAAGTGCCAACAACACACACTTTGATGCCACGTTTCGTTGAAGGAAAATATACTCGTGCACGCAATTAACTTCCGGTAACGGGATGTTAATAAAATGGCGGTAAGAACAAATCATTTCTGCAGTTAATATGCAACAAATGTAATAAATATAGAGAAAAGATTATTTGATTCATTTATAATACAATTGATATGCTATCTGTAACGctgatatattttataaaacgaaTAAAACAAACGAAATATAAGATTATTTAGGTGATAATGCAAGAATAGAGTAAATGATCGTGCGGTTGAGCGCAGAAAATGAAtcaactgcgccctacagaaaatatgagaaactaaatttctggtctgttttaccttttgcacgtctttcgcgagtgaataATGAACGAAATCGTAGTATAACCTTTTTacgatttgggtaaaataaaGACCAGATTAACACTGAAATTTCTTTGCAATTTGTTCAGTAGGGGCGGCGTAATTTGGGAACTCGTTTCTCTAAAATTTTCAACGTGATGCAAGCTTCGAGactgaactccgaattccgcatcggtaaaacagaagctgatttaagcgccacttgaattattgcatccaacataattattacataattaaacaatactgaccatgcattcattattattaattttctttccgtaaaattgtgatacacttcagaatctcaaaggcatagttcctgaaaaaaatataacagcgattaaataggaaaaaaaagcattttcgcagccaattagctcgtattatttgctgcataattaataaatgtaccatagaaataatgatacagttattaattagtcatcaaataataacgattgcccaggtctcaccacggggaggttgctgcgggtggagacccgccctacctcatcccatccaccctccatttatgcaaatttttatttttattcaataacatcatcctcttgatgcacatttgcaaaacgtttttgacgattgtgcaaacgaacaacaaaaggtgcattatttttattcactacctacctatctacttatctatacatatatttacgtagatttttgctttttattcctatctcaatattttttcattttgattttgattacagatctgtaattaataaatatgcaattgcatatttgtcctacatgcttatattactaagaatGCCTAACTaaacgagcgctcgtaattatattaaaaattcgcttaaatctaacgcttcctaattaaacactgcagtgtttgacgattatatcttaatgactatatacataaataagtccaatgaatttgttgattttgttgtcctcaccagaatagttcctgaaataaaactgaaatggataaaacataatttaagaaaataataaagctCATGTAGCCTCAATCATAAATTTACAAACTgcctgaaacaaacagaaaaggattaaatacaattttcgaaaatagtacggttcaaatattaccacttatgagaaccatttttccttttcaatcattttcaccttattttacttaattggacacattgaattccatttatggACACTAGATTTTATATCACATTTCTTCCAGTCGATTatccgatattattatttcataattcctataaagatatttctctgtaacagaaactgattaattgaatccagataaagacaaagaaaaattaatagctggaaagaagatacattagtaacaataaaattttataaaagtcagagtggttgttaataattcaaaatcaatttgatacgaaatatgaatttaaagcaaacttcagtatgaaaataaagagaaaaaaattcacaaaaatatatacttgagttaagaacattaattatttcattttattgtatttaatattcgttcattttgcGACAAATAGCAcacgatattttaattgaaacaactgccttctactgcaatatatagtacgtacaaccacgactctactcgactttattgcattatattattcaatacacctttcaatgcaaatttattgtaaatagaaaaattgaaaaaaagtcacgagtggactttgcttttcaggaaaagaatttgaaaatttataaaagtaatttaattagcttctccgtaagcttgaaacaacACATcacgatcaaaaattaaaactaaacaaggcgaacaacaattatccactacttttgtttaattaaagtagaataaaaatttaataagctatctcgaatgaacaaatattccttgaaataaattatcaccaatcatcaaaaaataaaatgaatttccattttaaataaaactttgattaAAGTTCTCTTTAAAACTTGATCGTATCTAATAATAgcctgaaaacattaaattcatataattatttaacagtatttccaccaaataaccgaatgctcaaaattttcaaaattaaaaaatgggaagaaaaaagaatgggggcatggcagtgggagggagggtacaggggaacctgaaaagaaaagtgactgcccataagagcaatccctaagcaaaccctataaaacaaaccgaaatcacaccgcaacactaatttcaaaatagcaaacattctgaactatgacaaaacatcggctggcaacgaagggtttcacgccccctagacttacgccagacgctacataccacccaccccgcctggacgtcgtaacgccaggacagagtgcaccccttcgctaagagcgctacccgcccgtccaacacgttgcatccaacggtgtcagattgacggacgcccatagtatagacaaaaggactacagtttagaatatggtaacatattttcatatgttccatattctaaagctgcgcctgcaaaggcctagtaatgcatgggtatatctcccagagatggtgttcacggtcttaggccgcggaatccttgactagcaatggattcccaccgaatgtgagtcatagttacttccactaatttaataacaatcgcgaattcagtcgcaacactaatttcattaattatataatatgtacaaaagcgtacgcgtgaaggctgctccattagacgcaacactaagctgaaaaaaagaaaaaaagagaaaacgcgaactgtaacgcaacactagtaaaatctaccgaattttgtaagacgcaacactaatctaaaaaaggggtacagccaatccaaggctgtaccacggcagatggtccatagctgccttatggaccatggcaactccactggatcgtttttgggcatttctaatgcaaaacgcgaatattcattaccgcaacactaattagcagggaactctattaactaatgcaaagcaatcgcgtatttataagtcgcaacactgggaaacaatcgcgctaatgtctatcgcaacgctatctttaacagacatgcaattaaaatgcagaaaagggggattctcaaaccgtgaattttttactcgcaacactaattttattaattatataatatgtacaaaagcgtacgcgtgaaggctgctccattatacgcaacactaagctgaaaaaaagaaaaaaggagaaaacgcgaactgtaacgcaacactagtaaaatctaccgaattttgtaagacgcaacactaatctaaaaaaggggtacagccaatccaaggctgtatcatggcagctggtccatagctgccttatggaccatggcaactccgctggatcgtttttgggcatttcatcatatatcgcaactctaatgcaaaacgcgaatattcattaccgcaacactaattagcagggaactctataaactaatgcaaagcaatcgcgtatttataagtcgcaacactgggaaacaatcgcgctaatatcattcgcaacgctatctttaacagacatgcaattaaaatgcaaaaaagggggattctcaaaccgtgaattttttactcgcaatactaaagcaatcaacattaaaaatcAAAACTCTCataaatcttaaagcaatcaacattgaaaagttaaattccattttaaagcaatgcaagaaagaaacacgatatttaaagttcgcaacactaaattgaaaacgcgatttgcccaaaatcatgggggtcacgggccccctcttctcctgaaattacaaaactacaactacaggcaagcacagtgacaaagtagtaacgataatgatttcccatccttttttgcaaaaggatgcaaaatcattagtagttcccctcttgaaagacagtttgtcggggcgcttcggcatatagccttttctttcttcgggcggtccacccacctgaaacttatatctaaagctcgagacttgcaaattcgcaaaacagaaaaaaaaaacaatcaacaaaaaagaaaaatcgcgaaactctaattgacacgtggacgaaaaaggattttatataaatcgttgttcgtgcacacgtgccgtgctcgagcagaacttgtgcgtttcgtaccATCGCgaccgcgtatgacgacttatgaagtcgccaaaaatttgaaaaattgtacagatagcatcgaaggcgaacgacatactccgttcgtatcgattgcatcgtcaattcttcaaatatattccaggtacaggttgatcacgcgaaatcgcgcctacccgaccaagagactgtgacaacctgtcccggccctacctacttacaatctatcacacacaccagaaggtatactacctacctacctaaccctatatttaaaaaaggcaaaatcacattctcacaaaaattcattccacgacccccatacactccacccgggcgcaagagcctaaactagggagaacgtcccgggacgcctccgtcacccgagtttcatctcacatcacactctacggtacgtaccatttttcactgaaatcgtctggcaaggctagcaatcattgcgtataatgataattacaaaatttaattaactactttgatatagaatatttcatagtaatggtaataatcatggtaatagtaatgataaccatagtatttggtttatacgttcatcgtacatcttgttgaataaaatattatttcaaattaaaagtaaatgaaaaagttattaaaccgacgcaatcccacagcctaaaaacacacacaccatatgtggagattacgtcgtgcacgatatactaacacaatgccagccgcttattaattattattcttatgaactaggtcatcgtgcccattgcctctacccatccaagtagcacctgggcacgtgaatgggctttggcaataaacacggaaggggttaaacctgaaaatcctgatctacaaacatgattaatacataaacatctaacgggctaatatttcactattttaataaaactgactcgactttgtaaatatgaagctttaataagaaatacagaaaagcataatagagcaactatgacgcaaacatggtgcactgctaatatcagctggcaacgaagggtctcacgccccctagacttacgccagacgctacataccacccaccccgcctggacgtcgtaacgccaggacagagtgcaccccttcgctaagagcgctacccgcccgtccaacacgttgcatccaacggtgtcagattgacggacgcccatagtatagacaaaagg
It contains:
- the SsRbeta gene encoding signal sequence receptor beta isoform X1; its protein translation is MKWYLIFAAFAALLFIAHAEEEEEAARLLISKQLLNKYLVENMDIVIKYTVYNVGNAAALEVEITDNSFHPDHFTHVSGEINARIDRVPPYTNVSHTVVVRPRKFGYFNFTSAEILYRRKEDAPRLQFASSSEPGEAIIVSFRDYDKQFSSHVVDWAAFAVMTLPSLAIPFALWYSSKSKISQRNFKNVFIFLNV
- the SsRbeta gene encoding signal sequence receptor beta isoform X3 produces the protein MKWYLIFAAFAALLFIAHAEEEEEAARLLISKQLLNKYLVENMDIVIKYTVYNVGNAAALEVEITDNSFHPDHFTHVSGEINARIDRVPPYTNVSHTVVVRPRKFGYFNFTSAEILYRRKEDAPRLQFASSSEPGEAIIVSFRDYDKQFSSHVVDWAAFAVMTLPSLAIPFALWYSSKSIH
- the SsRbeta gene encoding signal sequence receptor beta isoform X2; this encodes MKWYLIFAAFAALLFIAHAEEEEEAARLLISKQLLNKYLVENMDIVIKYTVYNVGNAAALEVEITDNSFHPDHFTHVSGEINARIDRVPPYTNVSHTVVVRPRKFGYFNFTSAEILYRRKEDAPRLQFASSSEPGEAIIVSFRDYDKQFSSHVVDWAAFAVMTLPSLAIPFALWYSSKSKYEKLLKTTKKH